A section of the Pochonia chlamydosporia 170 chromosome 2, whole genome shotgun sequence genome encodes:
- a CDS encoding corA-like mg2+ transporter protein domain-containing protein yields the protein MSSPDPRQSARSSLSDVSETPAPQSQVENSPAIHPDSHEAEHPGIELQRVGSGSIHTKQSDDTNSQQHPKLKSTSAPDLNKANDVPVARRIASVDGFTWPPPDACSSSADPAPLPLFSQPNSKKVSVAKCESELQKVDPGTTVEPSDKSPSTASVPRCPSRAPSERRAGSLPPPPLPLSKTNQGDSAHTNDGSYRKIVNLAASAFDHIGRNSGRESRNPDAYIICTDFSHTSHSRQTTIRSAEHFAQLCRSIPTNITHRLFLVEDLSRSVIDLLGQYLKISPEFFEEHLINSGFIDAEYDDPPASSWRTSGMKKSYTCLKWYRPVWRLPTAPYSKQDLDDLLVNNRLEYATSKPRVVKVFETVTNIFRSEWELWTDPKTTSRKKRLCGWEERLSVWSGKLPGCSCKFVVLLVDPLPLLKNILERETFVNSVGEEGTYSDRSTEDYSEDLDEDDAYEGDLEALDQPPVRIRERRLQYRQNIMLQSMMRPFSKPKQIRKGPPERKFRRNFCIIEQTSNRVPLDADSDSVFQSAQSLWDLKRQLCDTVSTSHMFDNILCRAAKDRDDVGGPEMLSPLFEIVRYDMQGLLKLLDNVLESINLGVLDDATMEERLSIWRQIITRAQLELPQIHNDIKRFFTFLQEKDPETSENDSGQSAINSKESQDLSMQIEEMLRRLQATSVSLTSNMSLLDSRRSIAEAKSVTKLTELAFFFIPLTFAATLFGMQVKPLENRAPLSTFILIGAGFTTSSYLVRLLLRSTWLRQLRDAGTSGIRTFADRNRHPMQRGSVPTSLFLKYSFHIVRLSFARTLGYIFTRTKMFFIILLRLSLMLFKPFRFIIIGISYILLICAIPMAVLWTRHMEHDVQVAITVAFFTFTSLPVFLLHWKFSTPKERNALPRLIQSIKNNSSSLASVLAWIAVICSFLTPVAIMWAGSLEHGIQIALTAALLSTLAVFFIMYWLKTALLSGLRDSVRWQTASSYAESLDSS from the exons ATGTCCAGTCCAGATCCTAGGCAGTCCGCACGCTCAAGCCTGTCTGATGTGTCGGAGACACCAGCCCCTCAGTCCCAGGTCGAAAATTCCCCCGCCATTCATCCCGATTCTCATGAGGCTGAGCATCCCGGCATAGAATTGCAGAGAGTGGGTTCAGGGTCGATACACACAAAGCAGTCCGACGATACAAATTCTCAGCAACATCCAAAGCTTAAATCTACCTCAGCTCCAgacttgaacaaggcaaATGATGTTCCAGTCGCCCGTCGAATTGCTTCAGTTGATGGCTTCACCTGGCCCCCGCCTGACGCTTGCTCGAGTTCTGCTGATCCGGCacctttgcctttgttctCACAGCCAAACTCAAAAAAAGTGAGCGTGGCGAAATGCGAATCGGAGCTGCAGAAAGTCGATCCCGGAACAACTGTCGAGCCCTCAGACAAAAGCCCTTCAACGGCGTCAGTTCCTCGATGCCCTTCTAGAGCCCCATCTGAACGACGGGCTGGCTCACTTCCGCCTCCACCTTTGCCTCTTTCCAAAACAAACCAAGGGGATTCGGCACATACCAACGATGGGAGTTATCGCAAGATAGTTAATCTCGCAGCCTCCGCCTTTGACCATATTGGCAGAAACTCCGGCCGGGAATCCCGCAATCCAGACGCATACATCATCTGTACAGACTTTTCACATACATCACACTCCCGTCAAACCACAATTCGCAGCGCGGAACACTTCGCGCAACTATGTCGTTCTATTCCAACTAACATAACTCATCGACTATTCCTCGTTGAGGATCTCAGCCGGAGTGTTATTGACCTTCTTGGTCAATACCTCAAGATCAGCCCCGAGTTCTTTGAAGAACATCTCATAAACTCTGGCTTTATCGATGCTGAGTACGACGATCCGCCGGCAAGTTCGTGGAGAACTTCGGGCATGAAGAAATCCTACACTTGTTTGAAGTGGTATCGCCCTGTGTGGAGGCTACCTACAGCACCATATTCGAAGCAGGACCTTGATGATTTGCTAGTTAATAACCGTTTGGAATATGCAACCTCCAAGCCGCGCGTGGTGAAAGTCTTTGAAACTGTGACAAACATATTTCGGTCAGAGTGGGAGCTCTGGACAGATCCAAAGACAACATCGCGCAAAAAAAGGCTGTGTGGCTGGGAAGAGCGCCTATCGGTCTGGAGCGGCAAACTGCCCGGCTGCTCTTGTAAATTTG TAGTTTTGCTAGTTGACCCTCTGCCGCTCTTGAAGAATATCTTGGAGCGAGAGACGTTCGTAAACAgtgttggagaagagggaACTTATTCCGACCGTTCAACCGAGGATTATTCCGAGGAcctggacgaggacgacgcaTACGAGGGTGACCTCGAAGCTCTGGATCAACCTCCGGTCCGCATACGGGAACGAAGACTCCAGTACCGGCAAAATATTATGCTTCAGTCTATGATGCGACCATtttccaagccaaagcagaTCCGCAAAGGGCCTCCGGAAAGGAAGTTCAGAAGGAACTTCTGTATTATTGAGCAAACAAGCAACCGGGTGCCTCTTGATGCCGACTCCGACAGTGTGTTCCAATCAGCGCAAAGCCTTTGGGATTTAAAACGTCAATTATGCGACACCGTTTCGACAAGCCATATGTTCGATAACATCCTCTGTCGAGCAGCCAAAGACAgggatgatgttggaggaCCCGAAATGCTGAGCCCCCTTTTCGAAATAGTTCGCTATGACATGCAGGGGTTGCTCAAATTGTTGGACAACGTCCTTGAGAGCATAAATCTAGGCGTTTTGGACGACGCCACAATGGAGGAGCGACTTTCCATCTGGAGACAGATCATAACCCGTGCTCAACTCGAATTGCCTCAAATCCATAACGACATTAAAAGGTTTTTTACTTTCTTACAAGAAAAAGACCCTGAGACTTCGGAGAACGATTCCGGCCAGTCAGCCATCAACTCTAAGGAATCACAGGACCTCTCAATGCAGATTGAAGAAATGCTGCGGAGGTTACAAGCAACCTCAGTTTCCCTGACCTCGAATATGTCTCTTCTTGACAGCCGCAGATCCATTGCTGAGGCAAAGTCTGTCACAAAACTGACTGAGCTagccttcttctttattCCGCTTACATTTGCGGCAACACTTTTTGGAATGCAGGTCAAGCCGCTTGAAAACCGGGCACCCTTGTCAACGTTTATTTTAATCGGTGCCGGCTTCACCACGTCGTCGTATCTTGTTCGATTGCTACTTCGAAGCACTTGGCTGCGTCAACTACGAGACGCCGGCACAAGCGGCATTAGAACTTTCGCCGACCGCAACCGACATCCAATGCAGCGAGGCTCTGTCCCTACGTCTTTGTTTTTGAAATACTCATTTCATATAGTTCGACTCAGCTTTGCAAGAACTTTGGGTTACATATTTACAAGAACCAAGATGTTCTTCATAATACTGCTACGACTTTCTCTCATGCTCTTCAAGCCGTTTcgattcatcatcattggcatTTCATACATTTTGCTGATTTGCGCTATTCCCATGGCAGTTCTGTGGACGCGGCACATGGAACATGATGTCCAGGTTGCAATCACGGTAGCATTTTTTACATTTACCTCTCTCCCTGTTTTCCTGCTTCACTGGAAGTTTTCGACTCCTAAAGAGCGAAACGCTCTTCCTCGACTAATCCAGAGCATTAAGAATAATTCCTCGTCGCTCGCCAGCGTTTTGGCGTGGATCGCGGTAATTTGCTCCTTTCTAACCCCGGTGGCTATTATGTGGGCTGGTAGCCTAGAGCATGGCATACAGATTGCGTTGACTGCCGCTCTTCTTTCAACGCTGGCTGTTTTCTTTATTATGTACTGGCTTAAAACAGCCTTGCTGTCGGGACTACGAGATTCAGTTCGTTGGCAGACCGCAAGCAGTTATGCAGAGAGTCTGGATAGTTCTTGA
- a CDS encoding membrane fusion mating protein fig1 protein (similar to Neofusicoccum parvum UCRNP2 XP_007581223.1), which translates to MAPWVNRFIPFLGYHHVLMILLVIAIVLLSILMAGCSNSSTMQNVYLLSLSYVANATSNSPPDPNQLNPGINKTFTNLTSTSNPSLIVRVGYLGICISVIDSQWLCSNSGNVLANSLRVGFKSLNAHKTEDIDPLNLLWIAATFKEKIAFNGLMLTAIPVAFIVFILLSTFPGWHEEENEDGSDIGVKPFPSTAVMRAAITLVVVGSVFSFISSLLQHVGSAAASAMAENLAYGSVKGHVGVAGMVLAWIGTVLYLLVAGGLWMMVDSISALKGLIQYPDSDLDGSVD; encoded by the exons ATGGCACCTTGGGTAAACA GGTTCATCCCATTTCTGGGCTACCACCATGTGCTCATGATCCTGCTTGTTATTGCTATCGTACTTCTGT CAATCCTAATGGCTGGCTGCTCCAACTCTTCAACCATGCAAAACGTCTACCTTCTTTCCCTTTCATACGTCGCTAACGCAACGAGCAATTCACCCCCAGATCCTAACCAGCTAAACCCCGGGATCAACAAAACCTTCACCAATCTTACTTCCACTAGCAATCCCTCACTCATTGTCCGAGTCGGCTATTTGGGAATCTGCATCAGTGTCATTGACAGCCAATGGCTCTGTTCGAACAGTGGAAATGTCCTAGCAAACTCTCTTCGAGTCGGATTCAAAAGTCTAAACGCACACAAAACTGAGGACATCGACCCGTTGAATTTACTATGGATTGCGGCGACGTTCAAGGAAAAGATTGCGTTTAACGGATTGAT GCTCACTGCTATACCTGTGGCATTCATCGTATTCATCCTTCTTTCTACCTTCCCGGGCTGGCACGAGGAAGAAAACGAGGATGGATCAGATATCGGGGTTAAGCCCTTTCCATCAACTGCAGTCATGAGAGCCGCGATCACTCTGGTCGTCGTAGGCTCTGTCTTTTCGTTCATCTCGAGCCTTCTACAACACGTCGGTAGCGCAGCGGCATCGGCCATGGCCGAGAATTTGGCGTACGGATCTGTGAAGGGGCATGTCGGTGTGGCTGGAATGGTCCTGGCCTGGATTGGCACTGTACTTTATCTTTTGGTGGCTGGAGGCttgtggatgatggtggaCTCCATCTCAGCTTTGAAGGGACTGATCCAATACCCTGATTCAGATCTTGATGGCTCGGTTGATTGA
- a CDS encoding serine threonine protein kinase (similar to Colletotrichum gloeosporioides Nara gc5 XP_007276355.1) — MDDMTKSQPRMEEVTPPNEDEQRVGEELHRRIEAFQRRQEDAGRRPEDEQRLREDEKRLCEDIKRHIEELKRRTENDIRRREDKKRQRENEKRQRENEKRRREAAEALIAPQNLQQYLESCHSLHLSMEVVTDQPSIVQEETMTPMGRIFPRQIIPWDGFALRQEEIWNDLSASNLFSQPGFPSKSQLEYVESNLHPARTDYGLQTLQYDVVETAVRILMKRALTDPLLRSSLRLHGELSFGNDTNPETASDHVYFHAEQMPLARDNTDTTTKVLLPASRAYRKARGKGNRATQFCMYKTSDRRNVLAVLYIAPHKLRFDEITTALETELQPEHDVVNNDCQGSTCVARRLVAAAVTQLFSYMVGKGIQFGYICTGPAYIFLHIPDDPSTAYFSLSVPNQDVKGDENKLYRSAVAQVFAFLLQALRAEAPPLAWHDAAETLGTWAFEYEDVLRHIVKSGRSREEQHTSACKAHRSKGFDRSPIRTRSRCRQLDPPIEQLEGDDGKRPYLAPSPPRCHGKASQSVDTSSDSGKLDQGQHRVFHQESNPTQKPTIKSQPFCTQSCLLGLAYGESMDKTCPNASYHGQTHLDRLEFLRLVRHQLATDRGIDAYCAPLHKSGARGSLFKVRLASHGYTLVAKGVESVDIAHLQHENKVYSRLEDIQGKYIPVCLGTIDLVLPYYYDSGVYVQFLFLGWAGQPLYNCVEPALKDDFTNAVAAAFKAIHKLGVLHTDAEVRNILFNTTSRELMVVDFERAKFHSPKGGRGELQKGKMDDFERELSDAIYRTSGLWA, encoded by the coding sequence ATGGACGACATGACCAAGTCTCAACCGCGGATGGAAGAGGTGACACCGCCAAACGAGGATGAACAGCGCGTGGGAGAAGAACTGCACCGTCGAATCGAGGCATTTCAACGTCGGCAAGAAGATGCAGGACGCCGACCTGAGGATGAGCAACGCCTTCGTGAGGATGAGAAACGCCTATGCGAGGATATTAAACGCCATATCGAAGAACTGAAGCGCCGAACCGAAAATGACATACGCCGACGTGAGGATAAAAAACGCCAACGTGAGAATGAAAAACGCCAACGTGAGAATGAAAAACGCCGACGTGAAGCTGCCGAAGCACTTATTGCGCCTCAGAACCTTCAACAATATCTCGAGTCGTGTCACTCACTTCATCTTTCGATGGAGGTGGTAACAGATCAACCCTCAATtgtgcaagaagaaaccATGACTCCCATGGGTCGAATTTTCCCTCGACAGATTATCCCCTGGGACGGTTTTGCATTGAGACAGGAAGAGATCTGGAACGACCTTTCAGCCAGCAACCTATTTTCTCAGCCTGGATTTCCATCCAAGTCGCAGTTGGAATATGTGGAGTCCAATCTACATCCTGCTAGAACTGACTATGGACTGCAAACCTTGCAGTACGATGTCGTTGAGACCGCGGTTCGGATATTGATGAAACGAGCGCTCACAGACCCGTTGCTGCGAAGTAGTCTCCGACTACATGGCGAATTGAGTTTTGGGAACGATACAAATCCCGAAACGGCCAGTGACCATGTATATTTTCATGCGGAGCAGATGCCGCTGGCAAGAGACAACACCGATACCACCACGAAAGTCCTCCTGCCAGCATCAAGGGCTTATCGCAAAGCCAGGGGCAAAGGTAATCGCGCAACTCAATTCTGTATGTACAAGACTTCAGACCGCCGGAATGTGCTTGCCGTCTTATACATAGCTCCGCATAAGCTAAGGTTTGATGAGATCACCACCGCTCTTGAGACGGAACTTCAGCCGGAACATGACGTGGTTAACAACGACTGCCAGGGCTCTACCTGCGTGGCTAGACGGcttgtcgccgccgccgtcacACAGCTCTTCTCCTATATGGTCGGCAAAGGCATACAGTTTGGCTACATATGCACAGGTCCGGCATACATCTTCCTCCACATCCCGGACGATCCTTCTACGGCCTACTTCTCTTTGTCCGTACCAAATCAGGATGTAAAGGGCGATGAGAACAAACTCTATCGCAGTGCTGTGGCTCAGGTTTTTGCtttcctcctccaagctCTCCGCGCTGAAGCACCGCCGTTGGCCTGGCATGATGCAGCCGAGACGCTTGGTACCTGGGCTTTCGAGTACGAGGATGTTCTGAGACATATTGTCAAGTCGGGACGCAGTCGCGAGGAGCAACACACCTCTGCCTGTAAGGCTCATCGCTCGAAAGGATTCGATAGATCGCCCATTCGGACCCGTTCCCGCTGCCGCCAACTAGATCCCCCAATAGAACAGCtggagggtgatgatgggaagCGCCCTTACCTGGCACCAAGTCCACCGCGCTGTCATGGCAAAGCATCCCAGTCAGTGGACACGAGCTCGGATAGTGGGAAGTTGGACCAAGGACAGCACAGAGTCTTTCATCAGGAATCCAACCCAACGCAAAAGCCAACTATAAAAAGTCAGCCATTTTGCACTCAGAGTTGTCTGCTCGGATTAGCTTATGGCGAATCGATGGACAAGACTTGCCCCAATGCAAGCTACCATGGACAAACACACCTTGACCGACTTGAGTTTCTGCGGCTCGTCCGACACCAGCTTGCCACTGACCGCGGAATTGATGCGTATTGCGCGCCGCTCCATAAATCCGGCGCTCGCGGGTCACTCTTCAAAGTGCGACTGGCGTCTCACGGCTACACTCTCGTCGCCAAGGGAGTAGAAAGCGTAGACATTGCCCACTTGCAACACGAAAACAAAGTGTACAGCAGACTCGAAGACATCCAAGGGAAGTATATCCCAGTATGCCTGGGCACTATCGATCTGGTATTGCCATACTATTACGACAGTGGCGTTTACGTACAATTTTTGTTCCTCGGCTGGGCTGGACAACCGCTCTATAACTGTGTCGAACCAGCCTTGAAGGACGACTTCACCAATGCTGTAGCTGCCGCGTTCAAGGCAATTCACAAGTTGGGCGTTCTTCACACTGACGCGGAAGTTCGCAATATTCTGTTCAACACAACTAGCCGTGAACTCATGGTTGTGGATTTCGAGCGTGCCAAGTTCCACAGTCCGAAGGGGGGGCGAGGGGAATTACAGAAAGGGAAGATGGATGACTTTGAGCGTGAATTGTCTGACGCCATATATAGGACATCAGGCTTGTGGGCCTAG